The Nymphaea colorata isolate Beijing-Zhang1983 chromosome 5, ASM883128v2, whole genome shotgun sequence DNA segment GGACATGAGGACCCTAGGTTTTGCCATTCATTAGTGAGAGGTTTAATCTTCAGTTGTAAaatcattttgacatttttatgttttatgttaaaaagtATCAGATGAAGTTTAAGTTTTTCTCGTTAAGAAAATGGATGAGGATGGATCTTGAGGGCATATGAACAACTTTCATTAGTTAAGTGTGACAGTGgaatataaagacaaagaaatgtATAGCAGTTAGAAAATTATGTATGCAATCCAATGTCGTAAGTTGGGCCTTATGTCATACGTCAAAAGGGTCTACCAGGAATGGCATCCTTTTTTCACTATTTTGTTTCTATATGCAGGTTATCATTTATTCACCTGCTCGCACTGCAACTCAGCAAGGTTCAGAAAAAGTTGGAAGGTAGAAAATCAACTTCTTGTCAATGCAAAAGTAAGTTATGGTGGTCCTTTCTTTCCAAAAGCTGCATGTTCACATGTTTTTCAGGATCCTGCTGTCTTCCTGATGGTTACTGTCATAGAGAATACATTGTTAATGACTTTTGCTACAAAGCCTGCCAGGGAtataaattaccaaaaaatgGCTATGTAGTGTGTACAATGTACAAAAATGTAAGGGGGAAAGCAGCCTACAAAATCAAGGCAGTGCATCCCAATTAAGCTTGCCTCATAAGCAGCTGCTCATACTTTCTTGGCTCAATGTAGCTCATCGGCCTCAAACTTCATAGACAGCTTCAGGCTCTTGGATGCATGACATGGCATGTGAGCCATACAAATGTCGAATGTGAGATTTCTATACATACCTTAACTAGCTAGGAAGAAAAAAGCAGGTATGCCGTGGTCAATGTACACTTCTATTCACTTCTATGGTCAATGTCATAGTGTCTGTGTGTGATCTGTAGAAACCAGACCATTAAATTAAAGAATGTTTGCTGATATGGTGAACTCATCGAAAATATGCATGTCTCTgttgttctctctttctctctctcagctTTGGTACACATGTTCAATGATGTCTCTTTGTATATGTTGTTGTTAGTGAAAATAATGGCCCTCTCCATTATTGTTCAGGCCAATTTTGTGAACTGATAGGCTGGTATCAATTTTGCATTTCAATAACATAAAAACAAGCATTTCCCATGATTCCTGTATTCAATCTTTTAATCTTACTTTCCATATTCAATCATTTACCCGCTACAGATCTTTGTCAGGGACTAgttctctatcttcttcttttcttttctactgAACTTATTTCTGcatatcatctctctctcttatactagatacatatatatatatatatatagaaagaggaTTGGAAGGTGTAACTTAGAAGGAAGAAGCATGTTGTCATCGTTATTAGAAATGAGTTCTTTAAACTGCATAGGTTCCTTCCTTTCGCCAGTCACCAatatattttgataaaaaaaaaattctcagcTAACTCTAGCTCTGTTTCGGTGCTCCTTTTTGTTTTGGTAAGGGGTAATACTGCATACTGTAATCTAGAGTGCAGGCAGCAGCAGATGAACATCGatgagaagaaggagaagtgcTCGATGACATCCATGAAGAAGGAGGCAGCCCCTGCTAGGTCTGAGCCCTCCGGGAAAGGAGAAACAGTTGCTGCAGCATGATGATGATCCACATTGTGTTCTATGGAAtcttagatgatgatgatgatgacacaTCGTTTTGCTGCCATTTCGGATGTTCAACCTTATAAATATGTCctgtatttttataattttagcaAGGGAAGCACTAGTTATGGGGTTAAAGTGAAGTTAGGAccttgtttttagaaaaaaaaaagttgcggAAATGAAGATTACTGGCTCCTTGTATGATTGGCTAGGGTGCCTTAGATGGGTATCCAATGTTCACATGAGTTTTGagagaaaagaagtgaaaaagaaaaagtgaaaagaaagtatAAGAACTTATTGTTATTGTCCTgggcttctttcttcttcatgtgaaaaaaatggcaaaaaaaaaaacttggttgtcTTGTACGGCTCCCTTCTTCCATCTGTGAATGAAACTTCATTTTAAAGATCACCAGGAGCCATTGTTATGTATCTTCACATCCAAAAAAGTTTAGTTGGACATATTATAATCTTTTTCACCCATTCTGGTGCTCGTGACTGCCAACAAAGTATTCGGTATTGCAGACAAATTTCTAATTTATCTTTCATAATTGTAATTAGATTTGTTTATTAAGCAAACAAACATCAGACAGGATGGACAGAGcagacagaacagacatatATGAAACGAACGCTGGACAAAAAAAACATGGTgttctgttcttaaaatcatcaaacggta contains these protein-coding regions:
- the LOC116254777 gene encoding uncharacterized protein LOC116254777 isoform X2 is translated as MQWIEAAPRPANQAICPFHRQTNRSFRCSPAAPRLPLLLSLAGTTALCSSDSSDSCPAFLKSISGEGLSFIHLLALQLSKVQKKLEGRKSTSCQCKKCRQQQMNIDEKKEKCSMTSMKKEAAPARSEPSGKGETVAAA
- the LOC116254777 gene encoding uncharacterized protein LOC116254777 isoform X1, producing MQWIEAAPRPANQAICPFHRQTNRSFRCSPAAPRLPLLLSLAGTTALCSSDSSDSCPAFLKSISGEGLSFIHLLALQLSKVQKKLEGRKSTSCQCKSKLWWSFLSKSCMFTCFSGSCCLPDGYCHREYIVNDFCYKACQGYKLPKNGYVVCTMYKNVRGKAAYKIKAVHPN